From Riemerella anatipestifer ATCC 11845 = DSM 15868, a single genomic window includes:
- the rbfA gene encoding 30S ribosome-binding factor RbfA translates to MESNRQRKIAQIIQEDFSELFRKQAADSKAQFLISVSDVKVTADLGIAKIYLSIFPQNYREAIMKEIEANKSQYRHFIGNKMAKQVRVIPQLSFYLDTSLDEVERIEKELKGEGDNPVL, encoded by the coding sequence ATGGAAAGTAATAGACAAAGAAAGATAGCTCAAATTATACAGGAAGATTTTTCCGAGCTTTTTAGAAAACAAGCGGCTGATAGTAAAGCACAATTTTTAATATCTGTTTCTGATGTAAAGGTAACAGCTGATTTAGGAATTGCTAAGATTTATCTAAGTATTTTTCCTCAGAATTATCGTGAAGCAATAATGAAAGAGATTGAAGCAAATAAATCTCAATACCGTCATTTTATAGGTAATAAAATGGCAAAGCAGGTTCGTGTAATACCTCAGTTAAGTTTTTATTTAGACACTAGTTTAGACGAAGTTGAAAGGATAGAAAAAGAACTAAAAGGCGAAGGCGATAATCCTGTACTCTAA